Proteins encoded within one genomic window of Trichoderma asperellum chromosome 2, complete sequence:
- a CDS encoding uncharacterized protein (EggNog:ENOG41) has product MAEAEIITYRGNCHCGDIVFEIKAPEIKKADNCECSICVRQGYLWLMPGISNVNIVKGSLEQLTTYTFGEKKMKHLFCPKCATAVAGSWWKDEEADPQHSLKPSYVNANTIQGLNCWDLKKIPYDGASKGEPYQPPAHKGELPKAEEGELVYTGSCHCGAVTVATTSKPIDETHERVIECNCTVCSRIGSLWVYSPTTSVVLSGDEANIGKYEFNTGMLYKTFCKICGVGMTNSPNELTEEQIAALPEVMRGHYENQRLRTGVNARVLHGVDVSKLNTVKIDGLNKIPGNYVNP; this is encoded by the exons ATGGCTGAAGCCGAGATAATCACGTATAGAGGAAATTGTCATTGCGGGGACATTGTATTCGAGATAAAGGCGCCCGAAATCAAGAAAGCAGACAACTGCGAATGCAGCATCTGCGTGAGACAGGGCTATCTTTGGCTCATGCCAGGGATTAGCAATGTGAACATTGTCAAGGGCAGCTTAGAGCAGCTGACGACGTATACTTTcggcgaaaagaaaatgaagcaTTTG TTCTGCCCCAAGTGTGCTACTGCTGTGGCAGGTTCTTGGTGGAAGGATGAGGAGGCAGACCCACAGCATTCTCTGAAACCAAGCTATGTCAAC GCAAATACTATTCAGGGCCTTAACTGCTGGGATTTAAAGAAAATCCC ATATGATGGTGCTTCCAAGGGGGAGCCCTATCAGCCCCCAGCTCATAAAGGAGAGCTTCCAAAGGCCGAGGAAGGGGAGCTGGTGTACACAGGCAGTTGCCATTGTGGAGCGGTGACCGTAGCCACGACGAGCAAACCAATTGACGAGACTCACGAAAGGGTCATCGAATGCAACTGTACCGTCTGTTCGCGT ATTGGCTCTCTCTGGGTATACTCTCCCACCACGTCTGTTGTCCTATCCGGAGACGAAGCCAACATTGGAAAATACGAATTCAACACGGGCATGCTTTACAAGACGTTTTGCAAGATTTGCGGCGTCGGCATGACGAACAGCCCCAACGAACTTACTGAAGAGCAGATTGCTGCGTTGCCAGAAGTCATGCGGGGGCATTATGAAAATCAACGATTGCGCACGGGTGTGAACGCACGGGTGCTGCATGGAGTGGATGTGAGCAAGTTGAACACCGTCAAGATAGATGGATTGAATAAGATTCCTGGGAATTATGTGAATCCCTAA
- a CDS encoding uncharacterized protein (EggNog:ENOG41~TransMembrane:1 (i48-65o)): MSTSQFALRRASRIGLSARPSLGVSQRQWVRYINDSAGVRPRRRGGKAVGFAAVFAVAAAGAFWYPRLRAQFSSAAPEEEKETGYQKAELEFEKARKHGVSKEDNRELISSQHLQVKNSWEHPGVYAWGSNVGKVIDPVSNEKNIKLPRRISYFDHQLLRDLKLTENFGAAINEKGDLIQWGLGFNKADATPVVTLKGKDLAKIEVSEDRIIALSRGGSVYAIPASRDDQEGGKKLEQQKTSWSLWSSSGKEAISFQNLTPAGLGWGERVADISSGLEHCLMLTSNGRVFSSASSGSNFPSKGQMGIPGLTWETRPKGRYDQPHEIALLKGFDIKQIATGDYHSAVLDKLGRIFTFGDNTFGQLGFETQIGNPFISTPTIVPIYKLYGSSAPVSTASSIAAGGVNTFFTCEANTPSASSSEASTPAPSKRLPHSTYDLWAAGQGTCGSLGTGRWTHVSLGPTKVKSLSGLSEFDERKNQLMPIKIKALSIGATHCAAVMDNVTQTSVSNRSSENETYWGSDVVFWGGNEHYQLGTGKRNNLNTPTYIGPLDGGEGDAAHGRQGEVHRLCLTPRQTARLGEGGKGRKATLEQKVECGKFVTGVYSAV, translated from the coding sequence ATGAGCACCTCACAATTTGCCCTTCGACGAGCGTCTCGCATTGGCCTCTCAGCTCGACCAAGCCTTGGTGTGAGCCAGCGCCAATGGGTTCGCTACATCAACGATTCTGCGGGCGTGAGACCCAGGAGACGAGGAGGGAAAGCAGTGGGATTTGCAGCCGTCTTCGCCGTCGCCGCAGCGGGCGCATTCTGGTATCCTAGGCTCCGAGCTCAGTTCAGTTCGGCAGCtcccgaagaagagaaagagactGGATATCAAAAGGCCGAACTGGAGTTTGAGAAGGCCCGCAAACATGGCGTATCAAAGGAAGATAACCGTGAGCTGATTAGCTCTCAGCACTTGCAAGTAAAGAACAGCTGGGAGCACCCCGGAGTGTACGCATGGGGCTCCAACGTGGGAAAGGTCATTGACCCTGTCTCGAATGAGAAAAACATCAAACTTCCGCGCAGGATATCATATTTTGATCATCAGCTTCTCCGCGACCTGAAACTTACTGAGAATTTTGGCGCGGCTATTAATGAAAAGGGAGATCTTATTCAATGGGGCCTAGGATTTAACAAGGCAGATGCAACACCGGTTGTGACCTTGAAGGGCAAGGATCTTGCCAAGATTGAGGTATCAGAAGATCGGATTATAGCTTTGTCTCGGGGTGGCTCGGTATATGCCATCCCCGCCTCGCGCGACGACCAAGAGGGTGGCAAAAAGCTAGAACAGCAAAAGACATCGTGGTCTTTATGGTCCTCGTCTGGTAAAGAAGCTATCAGCTTTCAGAACCTGACTCCGGCGGGCCTTGGATGGGGCGAGCGTGTTGCTGATATCAGCAGCGGCCTTGAGCATTGTCTGATGCTCACATCAAACGGGCGAGttttctcctcagcctcgagcGGCTCAAACTTCCCATCGAAAGGGCAGATGGGTATTCCGGGTCTCACCTGGGAGACACGCCCCAAAGGTCGTTACGATCAACCACACGAGATTGCCTTGCTCAAGGGGTTTGACATCAAGCAGATCGCGACGGGTGATTATCACTCGGCCGTTCTAGACAAACTTGGCCGGATCTTTACGTTTGGTGACAATACCTTTGGCCAGCTGGGGTTTGAAACCCAGATTGGCAATCCTTTCATCTCTACTCCTACAATTGTACCGATCTATAAGCTATATGGAAGCAGTGCACCGGTGTCCACTGCCTCCTCAATAGCTGCCGGCGGTGTAAATACTTTCTTCACTTGTGAGGCCAATACGCCTAGTGCTTCTAGCAGCGAGGCTAGCACCCCAGCGCCTTCTAAGAGATTGCCTCACAGCACATATGACCTCTGGGCCGCAGGACAAGGTACTTGTGGCTCACTAGGCACCGGAAGGTGGACTCACGTTTCTCTCGGGCCAACCAAAGTCAAGTCGCTCTCAGGGCTCTCAGAGTTTGACGAGAGAAAGAACCAGCTGATGCCTATCAAAATTAAAGCCCTAAGCATCGGCGCAACTCACTGCGCTGCGGTTATGGACAATGTGACACAGACATCTGTCTCGAACCGGTCTTCCGAGAATGAGACATATTGGGGCTCTGATGTGGTTTTCTGGGGAGGTAATGAGCACTATCAGCTAGGAACTGGCAAACGAAATAATTTGAATACGCCAACTTATATTGGGCCGTTGGACGGAGGTGAAGGAGACGCCGCACATGGGCGGCAAGGCGAAGTGCACAGGCTATGCCTGACACCCAGGCAAACCGCCCGGCTTGGAGAAGGCGGCAAGGGCCGCAAGGCGACTCTAGAGCAAAAGGTCGAATGTGGAAAGTTCGTCACAGGTGTCTACTCTGCTGTATAA
- a CDS encoding uncharacterized protein (BUSCO:EOG092D26XB) encodes MDKIPKFRRKPKPPVIETSIDRRASIATDNVSATESPRTHHKMSAFKSLRLRGPSKRARDSPPSELTPTTPSAVVVAQDGIQSPPRLARPASQPAQHKSPPVQDRRRSVNQLPPALPVFLSLSQQDIDIKFQELTWAERVRVSQGMRDDSLGDSRWTLYRHIETHEKMDRYVNIKPWAYNRVKLRVPEGEVDYVNASAITLTSPSDPSKPPLRYIAMQGPTISSIDYVWRMIAEQMPSHAVIVQLTNMVELDVVKCDQYFPTGEEMLTGGRDTVWAINDYNAWGDNWRAELTFVSVEQLARGAIERRKLLFHVHGEKEPRVVWHFLYKRWPDFGVPTAEDLDGFLELMKLSRQHSTPSTPRIIHCSAGVGRTGTFICLEHLMRELDSGVLARYDLPSERSDLVYNAVDTLRQQRRGMVQGELQYRFIYQVMRKLWQEKYGVVDEETGSREPAAKRLEVASPFVGNGRPGTN; translated from the exons ATGGATAAGATCCCCAAGTTTCGCCGGAAGCCCAAACCTCCGGTCATCGAGACCTCCATCGATCGCAGGGCCAGCATCGCCACCGACAATGTGAGCGCCACCGAGTCGCCAAGAACCCATCACAAGATGTCCGCGTTCAAGAGTCTGCGACTGCGTGGCCCGTCGAAGCGCGCGAGGGACAGCCCTCCATCCGAACTCACTCCCACAACCCCGTCAGCTGTAGTGGTGGCGCAAGATGGCATCCAGTCGCCGCCACGGCTCGCCCGCCCAGCGTCTCAGCCAGCGCAGCACAAATCGCCGCCCGTGCAGGATCGCCGCAGGAGCGTCAACCAGCTGCCACCCGCTTTGCCGGTATTTTTGTCGCTATCGCAGCAAG ATATCGATATCAAGTTTCAGGAACTAACCTGGGCCGAGCGAGTTCGGGTCTCGCAAGGCATGCGAGACGACAGCCTAGGGGATTCGCGATGGACGCTTTACAGACACATAGAAACGCACGAAAAGATGGACCGATATGTTAACATCAAGCCCTGGGCGTACAACCGTGTCAAGCTTCGTGTCCCAGAAGGCGAGGTCGATTACGTCAATGCCTCTGCCATTACTCTTACGTCTCCGTCGGACCCGAGCAAACCACCGCTGCGTTACATCGCCATGCAGGGACCTACCATTTCCTCCATCGACTATGTTTGGCGCATGATTGCAGAGCAGATGCCCTCTCATGCAGTTATCGTTCAGCTGACGAATATGGTCGAGCTTGACGTAGTCAAGTGCGACCAGTATTTTCCTACGGGCGAAGAAATGCTCACCGGTGGACGAGATACCGTCTGGGCCATCAACGATTACAATGCATGGGGCGACAACTGGAGAGCAGAACTTACCTTTGTGTCTGTAGAGCAGCTTGCCAGGGGTGCCATTGAGAGGCGCAAGTTGCTCTTTCACGTCCATGGTGAAAAAGAACCACGCGTCGTCTGGCACTTCCTTTACAAGCGCTGGCCTGATTTTGGCGTTCCGACTGCCGAGGATTTGGATGGCTTTCTAGAACTGATGAAGCTGTCCCGCCAACACAGCACACCGTCCACACCTCGCATCATCCACTGCAGCGCCGGAGTTGGCCGTACAGGTACTTTCATCTGCCTCGAGCATTTGATGAGGGAGCTCGATTCTGGTGTTCTGGCAAGATATGATCTGCCCTCAGAGCGTTCCGATCTTGTCTATAACGCGGTTGATACCCttcgccagcagcgccgcgGCATGGTCCAAGGCGAACTCCAATATCGCTTTATCTACCAAGTTATGCGGAAGCTCTGGCAAGAAAAATACGGCGTTGTAGACGAAGAAACCGGCAGCCGTGAACCAGCAGCTAAGAGACTCGAGGTTGCGAGCCCCTTTGTAGGCAACGGTCGGCCTGGGACAAACTAG
- a CDS encoding uncharacterized protein (EggNog:ENOG41~SECRETED:SignalP(1-26)) yields the protein MYTRLSRAIVASSWLFSAILLADAAADRPNIVFILTDDQDNHMGTLDHMQSLQKHLVHQGTTFERHYCSTAICCPARVSLWTGQLAHNTNVTNVNPPWGGYPKFVQNGYNDHHLALWLQQSGYNTYYAGKLFNAHTVYNYDSPPVSGYTQSNFFLDPFTYQYYNVSTTKNGAPPTNPVGKYSTDIVAESANEFLDHALQDEESPFFITLAPIAPHALVAGGSRASFDPPQVAERHEGLFPEYKIPRTPNFNPDSPSGVGWISKLPKLNESVVDYDDEYQRLRLRSLQAVDEIIESVVTRLDQAGVLENTFIFYTSDNGYHIGQHRLHPGKTCGFETDINVPLVVRGPGVPAQRITRTPSSHTDLAPTILKIAGVEINDKKFDGSPIDIYDAEVELRSEHVAVEFWGFGLAESIFGRESGEPIYVNNTFKGLRIEAEDYGFYYSVWCSNERELYDMKADPGQINNLLSPKDGKASASALVINSHQEWPLERVVDRLDALMMVLKSCKQQSCTHPWRSLHPSGKVNNLLDALSSDYDDFYGGQVKVSFTRCEGGYIVESEGPQDFHALEAMADFNDDNAIYDVPGQRVLINPDWSLWE from the exons ATGTATACTAGGCTGAGCCGCGCAATTGTTGCGTCGTCATGGCTCTTCTCTGCCATTCTCCTGGCAGATGCGGCTGCCGATCGCCCGAatatcgtcttcatcttgacAGATGACCAAGACAATCATATGGGAACACTGGATCATATGCAGTCGCTGCAGAAGCATCTGGTCCATCAGGGCACCACGTTTGAGAGACATTACTGCTCCA CGGCCATTTGCTGTCCGGCCAGGGTCAGCCTGTGGACTGGGCAGCTGGCTCATAACACCAACGTAACAAACGTGAATCCTCCCTGGG GAGGTTATCCCAAATTCGTCCAGAACGGATACAATGACCACCACCTTGCCCTCTGGCTACAGCAGTCAGGCTACAACACCTACTACGCGGGAAAGCTCTTCAACGCTCACACCGTCTACAACTATGACTCGCCTCCTGTCAGTGGATATACTCAGTCCAACTTCTTTCTTGACCCTTTTACGTACCAATATTACAATGTCAGCACCACAAAGAACGGAGCGCCTCCAACCAACCCTGTCGGTAAGTACTCTACCGATATCGTAGCCGAGAGCGCCAACGAGTTCCTTGATCATGCTCTTCAAGACGAAgaatctcctttttttataacacTTGCACCAATTGCACCTCATGCTCTCGTGGCCGGGGGATCGAGGGCATCATTCGATCCCCCACAAGTTGCAGAGCGGCACGAGGGCCTCTTCCCCGAGTATAAGATCCCCCGGACGCCAAACTTCAATCCCGATTCCCCCAGCGGCGTGGGCTGGATCTCAAAGCTCCCTAAACTCAACGAGAGCGTTGTTGACTACGACGACGAATACCAGAGGCTGCGTCTCCGGTCGTTGCAGGCGGTAGATGAGATTATCGAATCTGTCGTCACCCGTCTCGACCAGGCCGGCGTGCTCGAAAACACCTTCATCTTCTACACTTCAGACAATGGCTACCACATTGGTCAGCACCGGCTGCATCCTGGCAAGACGTGTGGCTTCGAGACCGACATCAACGTGCCTCTCGTTGTCCGTGGCCCTGGCGTTCCCGCGCAGCGAATCACTCGCACCCCCTCTTCACACACGGATCTCGCTCCTACCATATTGAAGATTGCGGGCGTTGAAATCAATGACAAGAAATTCGATGGCTCTCCAATTGATATTTATGATGCCGAGGTTGAGCTTCGTTCAGAACATGTCGCCGTTGAGTTTTGGGGGTTTGGGCTCGCTGAGAGCATCTTTGGTAGAGAGAGCGGCGAGCCTATTTACGTCAATAATACGTTCAAGGGGCTTCGCATTGAAGCCGAAGACTATGGATTTTACTACTCCGTCTGGTGTAGTAACGAAAGGGAGCTCTATGACATGAAG GCCGATCCAGGACAGATAAATAACCTCCTCTCGCCAAAGGACGGGAAGGCCAGCGCTAGTGCTCTCGTTATCAACAGTCATCAAGAATGGCCTCTTGAGCGTGTGGTCGATCGCCTAGACGCTCTCATGATGGTCCTCAAATCCTGCAAGCAGCAATCTTGCACCCACCCCTGGAGGAGCTTGCACCCATCGGGCAAGGTGAACAATCTCCTCGATGCGCTTTCATCCGACTATGATGACTTTTACGGAGGACAAGTGAAAGTGAGTTTCACCAGATGTGAAGGCGGGTACATTGTCGAATCGGAAGGGCCGCAGGATTTCCATGCCCTTGAAGCTATGGCAGACTTTAATGACGATAATGCCATTTATGATGTACCAGGGCAGCGTGTTTTGATCAATCCTGATTGGAGCCTCTGGGAGTAG
- a CDS encoding uncharacterized protein (TransMembrane:1 (o330-347i)~EggNog:ENOG41): protein MDYEMDQASLDLIIQLQLEDAQSMAKGKYQEGKAPDFELALELFNAELASFHAFIHDREMSRSLARAVVSDADIIRQLVNEEEQATRDRMLALHGFDDNDIAEGNLFPKRQPPDTSSLKENISDEMVNKLILLFHDDGGPSPIAESSRMGERANRMMMTKVANRRRCIVCSEDFPFVDTLRCPCSHDYCRGCLSNYISKAINDESIFPPRCCGKPIPLDGVNQIFIPPEILGRYRAKELEYGSANRMYCHVPNCSTFIPTQFIKDEVATCVKCRSKTCTICKGPSHTDDCPKDTETANILRIAGDNGWKRCFKCRRLVELAHGCNHMCKLLPLSSFFIIPCLLFFFSPSPKLTL, encoded by the coding sequence ATGGATTATGAAATGGATCAGGCAAGCCTCGatctcatcatccagctTCAATTGGAAGATGCCCAAAGCATGGCCAAGGGAAAATACCAGGAAGGCAAGGCCCCTGACTTCGAACTGGCACTTGAACTTTTCAACGCCGAGCTCGCGTCATTTCACGCTTTTATCCACGATCGAGAAATGAGCCGCAGCCTAGCTCGTGCCGTTGTGAGCGATGCAGACATCATAAGACAGTTGGTCAACGAAGAGGAACAAGCGACTCGCGATCGGATGCTTGCGCTTCATGGATTTGATGATAATGACATCGCTGAGGGCAACCTCTTTCCAAAGAGACAGCCACCAGATACAAGTTCGTTGAAAGAGAATATCTCTGATGAAATGGTCAACAAACTCATACTTCTATTTCATGACGATGGCGGACCTTCACCCATTGCGGAGTCATCTAGGATGGGAGAGCGAGCTAATagaatgatgatgaccaAAGTGGCCAATAGACGCCGCTGCATTGTTTGCAGTGAAGATTTTCCATTCGTCGACACATTGCGATGCCCTTGCTCTCACGATTATTGTCGCGGATGCCTGTCcaattatattagtaaagcaATAAACGACGAGTCTATATTCCCCCCTCGATGCTGCGGAAAACCGATACCACTCGATGGTGTGAACCAGATCTTCATCCCCCCGGAAATACTTGGAAGATATCGCGCCAAGGAGCTCGAGTACGGTTCAGCGAATAGGATGTATTGTCACGTACCCAATTGCTCGACCTTTATCCCCACGCAGTTCATTAAAGATGAGGTGGCGACGTGTGTCAAATGCCGGAGCAAGACTTGCACCATCTGTAAGGGCCCATCTCATACGGATGACTGTCCTAAAGACACGGAAACGGCCAATATTCTTCGTATTGCAGGAGATAATGGGTGGAAGAGATGCTTTAAATGTCGGAGATTGGTAGAGTTGGCGCATGGATGCAACCATATGTGTAAGCTTCTTCCCTtgtcatctttttttatcatcCCGtgcttgcttttcttcttctctccgaGCCCGAAATTAACACTCTAG
- a CDS encoding uncharacterized protein (BUSCO:EOG092D16KC) produces the protein MYEDGWYSFVPELSNNSNARNETSNGRPRGHQRKESLLQQPNEASNIAEILEDVLEEAEHTNDPPEPALLRRAASYSDFYDVVRAELFKDAPRRPRRKAGRKSRNWEALTLFNEESTTSQYYQTEEVSSKSLDDLLLEESQQEYLLYRDQLKMTERHLEGLIGNANDSLKLLTTLSQSFLSVEAQTSTFQAQCEELLTEQRRLEKLADEVGTDLYYYAYLEKATRRLNAPGAGRLIEDDDFSEMVENIDSCIKFMTTHENYRERDSYLARYSALLTKALHLLDHGFNSSLEKVSSDIARQIAATKSESARHALAYGRFEEMMADSYSLLPNTRRVVRSAYHAYGQPVEVSATSTTYVNAVNTIFRTYFTTRDRDLKVMAQHDLDEYQKEVKSLSVETASRNFIKQLFERMYSEDVLFTKIFNIELAWSPLPESAFQAVKLVNTTMVHPGNIVPLATNLQAVFQNAQLTETCSIVGWLANEYAVADLDEDESPSFRKYREYAARLLADHLWPFTDNLFEAEIVKSITRAPTQDGSLKISPVVDGVASSNAYPLVKRAIELLAMFDRAMPKERSAKNSPVVFKIVRETIQILQRAEARIKSLKTDTDPDLFMVKNLLIIKNELVSLEIGDIRSQPPAMQHFGQIWDTLSPQNWVGFFGSVISGNLWSRGAPSVTAKTLTVEDMSEQLDELLRQSIYAFTKRWGSLINDSQSRKVGVKPIAKVEADLENILQTAFSNQPEVIAKLKEAIQLNAQAQTDAKNADNGARRY, from the exons ATGTACGAGGACGGCTGGTACAGCTTCGTGCCGGAGCttagcaacaacagcaacgccAGAAACGAGACCTCCAATGGCAGGCCTCGCGGGCATCAGCGCAAGGAATCGCTCCTACAGCAGCCTAAT GAGGCCAGCAACATTGCCGAGATCCTTGAAGATGTGCTAGAGGAAGCAGAACATACAAACGACCCTCCCGAACCCGCATTGCTCCGACGAGCTGCCTCATACTCCGATTTCTACGATGTTGTCAGGGCCGAGCTCTTCAAAGATGCCCCACGCAGGCCACGGCGGAAGGCTGGCAGGAAGAGCAGGAATTGGGAGGCCTTGACGCTCTTCAACGAAGAGTCTACAACTTCTCAGTATTACCAGACGGAAGAAGTGTCCTCAAAATCTCTGGACGACCTATTGTTGGAAGAGAGCCAACAAGAATATTT GCTGTATCGCGACCAATTGAAGATGACCGAGCGCCACCTCGAAGGCTTAATTGGCAATGCCAACGATAGTTTGAAACTGTTGACCACTTTATCGCAATCATTTTTGTCCGTTGAGGCTCAGACCTCGACCTTCCAAGCTCAGTGCGAAGAGCTCCTGACAGAACAGCGGCGGTTGGAGAAGCTTGCCGATGAGGTCGGGACAGATCTCTACTATTACGCCTATCTAGAAAAAGCTACAAGACGCCTAAATGCTCCCGGTGCCGGTCGCTTAAtagaggatgatgattttAGTGAGATGGTGGAGAACATCGATTCTTGCATCAAATTCATGACTACCCAC GAGAATTACCGAGAACGCGACTCATATCTAGCACGATACAGCGCCTTACTTACCAAGGCCTTGCACCTTCTTGACCATGGTTTCAATAGTTCTTTGGAAAAGGTCTCCAGTGACATTGCTCGTCAGATTGCAGCTACAAAATCAGAGTCTGCTCGCCACGCTTTGGCATACGGAAGATTCGAAGAGATGATGGCGGATTCTTATTCTCTATTGCCAAATACTCGAAGAGTAGTCCGATCGGCCTACCATGCGTATGGGCAGCCAGTAGAAGTCTCAGCCACCTCTACGACATATGTCAATGCTGTTAATACCATCTTCCGAACATATTTCACAACCCGCGATCGAGACTTGAAAGTAATGGCACAACATGATCTAGATGAATACCAGAAAGAGGTCAAAAGTCTGTCAGTGGAGACAGCTTCTAGGAATTTCATCAAACAGTTATTCGAGCGAATGTATAGTGAAGACGTTCTTTTTACCAAAATTTTCAACATAGAACTCGCATGGAGCCCTCTTCCGGAATCGGCTTTCCAAGCGGTCAAGCTGGTCAACACCACAATGGTTCATCCTGGCAATATCGTGCCATTAGCGACGAATTTACAGGCCGTCTTTCAGAACGCTCAGCTCACAGAAACGTGCAGCATAGTTGGCTGGCTAGCTAATGAATATGCAGTGGCGGacttggatgaagatgaatctCCATCCTTTAGAAAGTACAGGGAATATGCCGCCAGGCTGCTCGCAGATCATTTGTGGCCATTTACCGACAACTTATTTGAAGCAGAAATCGTGAAATCAATTACCAGGGCCCCAACTCAAGATGGTTCTTTGAAGATTAGCCCTGTTGTAGACGGAGTGGCTTCTTCAAACGCATATCCCTTGGTGAAACGAGCCATTGAGCTCCTCGCCATGTTTGACCGGGCAATGCCTAAAGAGCGATCC GCCAAGAACAGCCCCGTGGTGTTTAAAATTGTGCGAGAAACAATTCAGATTCTTCAGCGAGCTGAGGCTAGGATCAAATCACTCAAGACCGATACCGATCCGGATCTCTTCATGGTCAAGAATTTACTCATTATTAAGAATGAGCTGGTATCACTCGAGATTGGTGATATACGAAGCCAACCCCCAGCCATGCAGCATTTTGGACAGATTTGGGATACACTGAGTCCCCAAAACTGGGTGGGATTTTTCGGAAGCGTCATCAGCGGCAATCTCTGGTCTCGAGGGGCGCCTTCAGTTACAGCCAAGACGCTGACAGTAGAAGACATGAGCGAACAGCTAGACGAGCTATTACGCCAGTCCATTTATGCATTCACAAAGCGATGGGGATCTCTCATCAACGATTCTCAGAGCAGAAAAGTAGGAGTGAAGCCTATAGCGAAGGTAGAGGCTGATCTTGAGAACATACTCCAAACAGCGTTCAGCAACCAACCTGAAGTAATTGCGAAGCTGAAAGAAGCCATTCAGCTAAACGCGCAAGCACAGACGGACGCAAAGAATGCAGACAATGGGGCACGGAGgtactaa